In Bacillus cereus ATCC 14579, a single window of DNA contains:
- a CDS encoding SMI1/KNR4 family protein — MWKDTIHSISSNLSLKNPATKDELTDIQKCLHVELPNDLYQLLQETNGIEGEYGDFIWSASKIKTENMSMRNIVDFKDLYMPFDCLLFFADGGNGDLFGYSILNGKVQRDDIYVWNHENDSRTWVAPSLKTFMEWWESGKMII; from the coding sequence ATGTGGAAAGACACCATTCACAGTATCTCATCAAATTTAAGCTTGAAAAACCCAGCTACGAAGGATGAACTTACTGATATACAAAAATGTTTACATGTGGAGTTACCGAATGATTTATATCAATTATTACAGGAAACAAACGGTATAGAAGGTGAATACGGTGACTTTATATGGTCTGCTTCAAAAATTAAAACTGAAAATATGAGTATGAGAAATATAGTTGATTTTAAGGATTTATACATGCCTTTTGACTGTTTATTATTTTTTGCTGATGGGGGAAATGGTGATTTGTTTGGCTATTCTATTTTGAATGGAAAAGTACAAAGAGATGATATATATGTATGGAACCATGAAAATGATAGTAGAACGTGGGTTGCTCCTTCTTTAAAGACTTTTATGGAGTGGTGGGAGAGTGGAAAGATGATAATTTAA
- a CDS encoding SDR family oxidoreductase, with product MKILILGGTRFLGRAFVDEALQRGHEVTLFNRGTNKEVFPEVEQLIGDRNNDVSSLKNRKWDVVIDTCGFSPHHIRNVGEVLNDNIEHYVFISSLSVYKDWILHDIKEDYILQPEPTDDQIKAVENGEVSPYEYYGALKVLCEKEAEKYWPGRVLHVRAGLLSGMFDYTDRLPYWIQRVAKGGKVLVPGRKDRPVQIVDIKDVANWGLNMAENKNAGTFNVTGPNYDLTMEELLNTCKKVMNSDAEFVWVEESFMNEHNVQPWTEMPLWLPEIFSLEGETKPWKGGFTISIENAVKEGLTFRRIEETVTDVYEWMKSTDEWELKAGISGEREKELLERWYQ from the coding sequence ATGAAGATATTAATTCTAGGCGGTACACGATTTTTAGGAAGAGCATTTGTAGATGAGGCTTTACAGAGAGGGCATGAAGTTACGTTATTTAACCGCGGAACAAACAAAGAAGTTTTTCCTGAAGTGGAGCAGTTAATCGGTGACAGAAATAACGATGTATCAAGTTTAAAAAATCGAAAGTGGGATGTTGTCATAGACACGTGTGGATTTTCTCCACATCATATTAGGAATGTTGGAGAAGTGCTCAATGATAATATTGAACACTATGTATTCATCTCAAGCCTTTCCGTATATAAAGATTGGATTCTGCATGACATAAAAGAAGACTATATATTACAACCTGAACCGACGGATGATCAAATAAAGGCTGTAGAGAATGGTGAAGTTTCACCTTATGAGTATTATGGTGCACTGAAAGTATTATGTGAAAAAGAAGCAGAGAAGTATTGGCCGGGGCGTGTATTACACGTAAGAGCAGGACTTCTTTCAGGAATGTTTGATTATACAGATCGACTTCCATACTGGATTCAGCGTGTAGCAAAAGGAGGTAAGGTGTTAGTTCCAGGAAGAAAAGACCGTCCAGTGCAGATAGTTGATATAAAAGACGTCGCAAATTGGGGACTAAACATGGCAGAAAACAAAAATGCAGGTACATTCAATGTAACAGGTCCAAATTATGATTTGACGATGGAAGAGCTATTAAATACGTGTAAAAAAGTTATGAATAGTGATGCTGAATTCGTTTGGGTAGAGGAATCGTTTATGAATGAACATAATGTGCAGCCTTGGACAGAAATGCCTTTATGGCTTCCAGAAATTTTTTCATTAGAAGGGGAAACGAAGCCGTGGAAAGGCGGGTTTACTATAAGTATCGAGAATGCTGTGAAAGAAGGGCTTACTTTTAGAAGAATAGAAGAGACAGTTACAGACGTGTATGAGTGGATGAAGAGTACAGACGAATGGGAATTAAAAGCAGGTATTTCAGGCGAAAGGGAGAAGGAATTGTTAGAAAGATGGTATCAATAA
- a CDS encoding serine hydrolase domain-containing protein — MKTAEKLDQIIKEEYENMNGMLVVQKGNVIFGKYYNGYGPGDAFHIASVTKTIISALIGICIDKGYIKSVDQRVIEFFPEYNVNSSEITVRHLLTMTAPHPFVGWQEPLEELCMQRDWVQYTLNRIGQGGEIGAFKYSSAGAHVLSAIITNATGKNAREFANEYLFQPLGMREIPNYNMKAFGFDDLFGKDVKGWVHDPNGISTGGWGVTLTVRDMTKFGQMYLNEGIHNGKQVLSKSWIKESTEMNQNQYGYLWWLREEDGIFSYCAMGDGGNMICCIPEKELVVVMASEVVPEANDRWRLIKEYILLTE; from the coding sequence ATGAAAACTGCTGAAAAGTTAGATCAGATTATAAAAGAAGAATATGAAAATATGAATGGTATGTTAGTAGTGCAGAAAGGTAATGTTATTTTTGGAAAATATTATAACGGTTACGGTCCAGGTGATGCATTTCACATAGCGTCAGTCACAAAAACGATAATCTCTGCGCTAATTGGGATATGTATAGATAAGGGCTATATAAAAAGCGTTGATCAAAGAGTAATAGAATTTTTCCCGGAATATAACGTTAATTCATCTGAAATAACAGTACGACATCTGTTGACAATGACAGCTCCACATCCTTTCGTAGGCTGGCAGGAGCCGTTAGAAGAACTATGTATGCAACGAGATTGGGTACAGTATACGTTAAATAGGATAGGACAAGGCGGAGAAATTGGGGCTTTTAAATATTCATCTGCAGGAGCGCATGTACTATCAGCGATTATTACGAATGCAACAGGAAAAAATGCACGTGAATTTGCGAATGAATACTTATTTCAGCCACTCGGCATGAGAGAAATTCCAAACTACAATATGAAAGCATTTGGATTTGATGACTTATTCGGAAAAGATGTGAAAGGATGGGTTCACGATCCAAATGGTATTTCGACAGGTGGCTGGGGAGTAACGTTAACGGTTAGGGATATGACTAAGTTTGGACAGATGTATTTGAATGAAGGTATTCATAATGGAAAACAAGTTCTATCAAAATCATGGATAAAAGAATCGACAGAAATGAACCAAAATCAATATGGTTACTTATGGTGGTTACGAGAAGAAGATGGAATCTTTTCATACTGTGCTATGGGTGATGGGGGGAATATGATTTGTTGTATTCCAGAGAAGGAATTGGTGGTGGTGATGGCTTCTGAAGTTGTGCCAGAAGCAAATGATAGATGGAGATTAATCAAAGAGTATATACTTTTAACAGAGTAA
- a CDS encoding AraC family transcriptional regulator: MESKQSRNEYLRRIYKVQDYIESNINDSLSIEELADVAGFSKFHFHRIFKGIVNESLSRYVNRLKLERATHLLTYRTDMTITDIAYHFGFTDSAVFSRTFKNYYGVSPSQYRNDNSKNCKDVRGIPQYNECKKVRGNVEIVTADNINVAYIRHIGTYEELTIAFPKMIEKLFHYAAKQNYHVFEDTKVLTIYHDHHEFTEDYHLRTSLCVTISDESTVETNDVGIMVIPSGKYAVGHFEICQDEYKGAWDFIYGEWLPNSGYKPRDSYPFEVYRNDPKQHPKHKHIVDIYVPIEPF; encoded by the coding sequence ATGGAGAGTAAACAAAGTAGAAATGAATACTTACGACGCATTTATAAAGTGCAAGATTATATAGAATCAAACATAAATGATTCACTTTCAATTGAAGAGTTAGCGGATGTAGCAGGATTTTCAAAGTTTCATTTTCATCGGATTTTTAAGGGGATAGTAAACGAGTCATTATCACGGTATGTAAACCGATTGAAGTTAGAAAGGGCAACACATCTACTTACATATCGGACAGATATGACGATTACAGATATTGCGTATCACTTCGGATTCACAGATTCAGCAGTTTTCTCCCGAACATTTAAAAATTATTACGGCGTAAGTCCATCTCAATATCGAAACGACAATAGCAAGAATTGCAAAGACGTAAGGGGAATTCCTCAATACAATGAATGTAAGAAGGTTCGAGGAAATGTTGAAATTGTAACAGCAGACAATATAAACGTCGCATACATAAGACATATCGGTACATATGAAGAGTTAACTATAGCTTTTCCGAAAATGATAGAGAAATTATTTCATTACGCAGCTAAGCAAAACTATCATGTATTTGAGGATACGAAAGTATTAACCATTTACCACGATCATCATGAATTTACTGAGGACTATCATTTAAGAACAAGTTTATGTGTAACAATTTCAGATGAATCCACAGTAGAAACGAACGACGTTGGAATAATGGTAATACCTTCTGGAAAGTATGCAGTAGGACATTTTGAAATATGCCAAGATGAATATAAAGGAGCATGGGACTTTATATACGGTGAGTGGCTTCCAAATAGCGGATATAAACCGAGAGATTCGTATCCTTTTGAAGTATATAGAAATGACCCAAAGCAGCATCCAAAGCATAAACATATAGTTGATATATATGTACCTATCGAACCTTTTTAA
- a CDS encoding nucleoside deaminase — translation MNFERDRYFLQMALEEAEKALKENTYPVGAVIVDGNNNVIARGRNRVHPEKDITAHAELDAIRNAGEAMFDAKIKNERFTIYSTLEPCPMCTGGILFAKIQRVVWLLNDDLGFGGYKKIKNALVFEGKFNKIDMVEEPFEDLKTRQRELMRQWELNPNNIINLRRAIKK, via the coding sequence ATGAATTTTGAGAGGGATAGATATTTTTTACAGATGGCATTGGAAGAAGCAGAAAAGGCATTAAAAGAAAATACATATCCAGTAGGAGCAGTTATTGTTGATGGAAATAATAATGTCATTGCAAGAGGAAGGAATAGAGTGCATCCAGAAAAAGACATAACAGCTCACGCAGAGTTAGACGCTATTCGCAATGCAGGGGAAGCAATGTTTGATGCAAAAATAAAAAATGAGAGGTTTACTATTTATAGCACGTTGGAACCGTGCCCAATGTGTACAGGTGGTATTTTATTTGCAAAAATACAGAGAGTAGTCTGGTTACTAAATGATGACTTAGGTTTTGGTGGATATAAAAAGATAAAAAATGCTTTAGTTTTCGAAGGGAAATTTAATAAAATCGACATGGTGGAAGAACCATTTGAAGACTTAAAAACAAGACAAAGAGAACTTATGAGACAATGGGAGCTAAATCCCAATAATATTATTAACTTGCGTAGGGCTATAAAAAAATAG
- a CDS encoding GNAT family N-acetyltransferase — protein MRVRNIQGEDYVKIYSVLNDWWGGRDMAVMLPKLFFIHFQETSFIIEEEGETLGFLCGFFSQTHKEEAYVHFIGVNPKYRRRGIASTLYSYFFDVARANNRKVVKAITSPVNKKSIQFHREIGFQIEAGDDEIEGVSVHTNYDGNGGSRVLFLKNV, from the coding sequence ATGCGAGTAAGAAACATCCAAGGGGAAGATTATGTAAAGATTTATTCTGTTTTAAATGATTGGTGGGGCGGGAGAGACATGGCTGTCATGTTGCCAAAATTGTTCTTCATTCACTTTCAAGAAACGAGTTTTATTATTGAAGAAGAGGGAGAAACGTTAGGTTTCTTATGCGGATTCTTCTCACAAACGCATAAAGAGGAAGCGTACGTTCATTTTATCGGTGTCAATCCGAAGTATAGAAGAAGAGGAATTGCATCGACATTGTATTCGTATTTCTTTGATGTCGCACGTGCAAATAACCGTAAAGTTGTAAAAGCAATCACGTCACCAGTTAATAAAAAATCGATACAGTTTCATAGGGAGATTGGCTTTCAAATTGAGGCTGGGGATGATGAGATAGAGGGTGTATCGGTACATACAAATTATGATGGGAATGGCGGTAGTAGAGTTTTATTTTTGAAAAATGTGTAG
- a CDS encoding DUF3980 domain-containing protein, which yields MINRKCSRCKEITGTLHGGKKIKEEFLCEDCLQKGIASGEIELSQVEEKQTLYLSIKIFKIMSVIYLIGSILMAFSTGPFIHNIGFDEMPISGPELGLISIFMLGSIFQSVLVFCGIWVFILLVETVIKIYEKMK from the coding sequence ATGATAAATCGAAAGTGTTCGCGCTGTAAAGAAATTACAGGTACATTGCACGGTGGTAAAAAAATTAAGGAAGAATTTCTATGTGAGGACTGTTTACAAAAAGGAATTGCGAGTGGAGAAATAGAATTATCACAAGTGGAAGAAAAACAAACTTTGTATCTTTCTATAAAAATATTCAAAATAATGAGTGTGATTTATTTAATAGGATCTATTTTAATGGCTTTTTCAACTGGTCCATTTATACATAATATAGGATTTGATGAAATGCCCATTTCAGGGCCAGAATTAGGTTTAATAAGTATTTTTATGCTAGGTTCTATATTTCAGTCAGTTCTCGTATTTTGCGGGATATGGGTATTCATCCTATTAGTAGAAACAGTCATTAAAATTTATGAAAAAATGAAGTGA
- a CDS encoding NUDIX hydrolase has translation MISKLIFGYKKPTEQYVLRPSCYAIIFNSTSSNIAIIQKGDRYFLPGGGMEGTETKDECLHRELLEELGWAIEINQYIGDAMRYFYAEKEDTYYLNNGFFYIANMVQTQTENCEEDHVLRWMSPLLAVELLIHDHQKWAVEQALLLQKPKGSPSI, from the coding sequence ATGATATCTAAACTTATTTTTGGTTATAAAAAGCCTACTGAGCAATATGTATTACGGCCTAGTTGTTATGCAATTATTTTTAACTCAACTTCTTCAAACATTGCTATTATCCAAAAAGGAGACCGTTATTTTTTACCTGGTGGCGGTATGGAAGGTACCGAAACAAAAGATGAATGCTTACATCGTGAACTACTAGAGGAATTAGGATGGGCAATTGAAATTAATCAATATATCGGTGATGCAATGCGATATTTTTATGCGGAAAAAGAAGATACATATTATTTAAACAATGGATTTTTTTATATTGCGAACATGGTGCAGACACAAACTGAAAACTGTGAGGAAGATCATGTTTTGCGGTGGATGTCTCCTTTACTTGCTGTAGAGCTTCTCATTCATGATCATCAAAAATGGGCTGTTGAACAAGCGCTTTTATTACAAAAACCAAAAGGATCTCCTTCTATATGA
- a CDS encoding DMT family transporter: MKRWQMEWLLVSVALVWGANYTIGKYGVAYMSSIQFNSLRFLVASPVLLLITFLMERSLRIDRKDWLRLVAVGIVGTTMYQTMFMLSVKYTSATNASLLIAMSPIFTGILAVLHKQERFSMKVQIGSIVAFIGAAFVLLTGHTGGTTYEYAWLGNIIGLVAAIAWGWYPILAQPLITKYSAMRVTSWSTLIGIVPLVVYCLFNVNTLTWPVDMPSWGSLAYSIVFATIFGLAMWYVGISKIGSTKVMVYMYLVPLFAVIFAAVTIGEQINMMQLVGGLIIFIGLYVVKKGGIQKPALNLKKVS; the protein is encoded by the coding sequence ATGAAACGATGGCAAATGGAATGGCTCCTAGTATCAGTTGCATTAGTATGGGGAGCAAATTATACAATAGGAAAGTATGGAGTGGCATATATGTCATCCATTCAATTTAATAGTTTACGATTTTTAGTAGCATCACCGGTATTATTACTTATTACATTTTTAATGGAACGCTCATTACGTATTGACAGAAAAGATTGGTTACGATTAGTAGCAGTCGGTATCGTTGGTACGACAATGTATCAAACGATGTTTATGCTATCTGTGAAATATACTTCAGCAACGAACGCCTCATTATTAATTGCGATGTCACCTATTTTTACAGGGATATTAGCAGTATTGCACAAACAAGAACGTTTTTCGATGAAAGTACAAATTGGTTCAATAGTAGCGTTTATTGGTGCAGCATTCGTTTTATTAACAGGACATACAGGAGGAACTACTTACGAATATGCGTGGCTCGGAAACATAATTGGATTAGTCGCAGCGATTGCGTGGGGATGGTATCCAATATTAGCGCAACCTCTTATAACAAAATATTCCGCAATGAGAGTCACATCTTGGTCAACTTTAATTGGAATTGTACCTCTCGTTGTATATTGTTTATTCAACGTAAATACATTAACGTGGCCAGTAGACATGCCAAGCTGGGGGTCTCTAGCATATTCAATCGTCTTCGCGACAATCTTCGGACTTGCAATGTGGTATGTCGGTATTAGTAAAATAGGCTCAACGAAAGTAATGGTTTATATGTATCTTGTACCATTGTTCGCAGTTATCTTCGCGGCAGTAACTATCGGAGAGCAAATCAACATGATGCAACTCGTTGGCGGACTTATAATCTTTATCGGCTTATATGTTGTAAAAAAGGGTGGAATTCAAAAGCCAGCTCTCAATTTGAAAAAAGTAAGTTAA
- a CDS encoding PLP-dependent aminotransferase family protein encodes MEWKLDSDSKIPIYQQVVDFIEKRITYGELPPGSFLPSERKLATQLNVNRSTVTTAYNELRAMGIVESTTGKGTRVSTHMWGVSPTLTPNWRNFVEGGTFLPNLPLLRHIRAEVQQNENIIDFANGELGCNLYPHDQLQAILREQPLTHSLSYDHPQGYLPLRQAVVKYMKEYLKVEATEQSIMITSGAQQALHLIVQCLLNPGDAVAFESPSHCYSLPLFQSAGIRIFPLPVDEHGINPDDVQELYRKHRIKMIFLNPNFQNPTGTMLHPNRRKKLLSLCADLRIAIVEDDPSSLLTLEKKQPCPTLKSIDENGTVIYVHSLSKMIAPGLRVGWLVAPQSVVERLSDARHQMELGMSIFPQWLMQQFFETVPFQSHIVPLRKQLAEKRDVIVHALNEQLHDKISFSNPTGGIYIWGKLKEPINEKQLIMQSLKQEIAFMPGSIFGAKDGYIRLSYGKVNISQIEEGISRLREAILVCEK; translated from the coding sequence ATGGAATGGAAACTAGATAGTGACAGTAAAATCCCTATTTATCAGCAAGTTGTTGACTTTATTGAAAAACGTATTACATATGGAGAACTTCCTCCAGGAAGCTTCCTCCCTTCAGAACGGAAATTAGCTACGCAGTTAAATGTAAACAGAAGTACAGTAACGACTGCTTATAATGAACTACGTGCTATGGGAATTGTAGAGAGTACGACTGGTAAAGGAACACGCGTGAGTACACATATGTGGGGTGTTTCTCCAACATTAACGCCGAACTGGAGAAATTTCGTAGAAGGTGGTACTTTTTTACCAAACTTACCACTACTTCGCCATATTCGGGCAGAAGTACAACAAAATGAAAATATTATTGATTTTGCAAACGGAGAGCTCGGTTGTAATCTTTATCCCCACGATCAACTACAAGCGATTTTACGTGAACAACCGTTAACGCATTCATTAAGTTACGATCATCCGCAAGGCTATCTCCCGCTAAGACAAGCGGTCGTAAAATATATGAAGGAATATTTAAAAGTTGAGGCGACTGAACAATCCATTATGATTACATCTGGCGCACAGCAAGCACTTCACCTTATCGTGCAATGTTTATTAAATCCAGGTGATGCTGTTGCTTTCGAAAGTCCTTCACACTGTTATTCCCTGCCTCTATTCCAATCAGCAGGTATTCGTATTTTCCCATTACCTGTTGATGAACACGGCATTAACCCAGATGATGTACAGGAGTTATATAGAAAGCACCGCATTAAAATGATTTTTTTAAATCCAAATTTCCAAAACCCTACGGGGACGATGCTTCATCCAAACCGTAGAAAAAAACTATTATCACTTTGTGCAGACTTACGAATTGCGATTGTGGAAGATGATCCGTCTAGTTTACTTACGCTAGAAAAGAAACAACCTTGCCCTACTTTGAAATCAATTGATGAAAATGGAACTGTCATTTATGTACATTCTTTATCAAAAATGATTGCACCAGGCTTACGAGTTGGTTGGCTCGTTGCCCCGCAGTCTGTAGTAGAAAGGTTATCCGACGCAAGGCACCAAATGGAATTAGGTATGAGCATTTTCCCACAGTGGCTTATGCAACAATTTTTTGAAACTGTACCATTTCAGTCGCATATCGTACCGTTACGAAAACAACTAGCAGAAAAAAGAGACGTTATCGTCCACGCTCTAAACGAGCAACTTCATGATAAAATCTCTTTTTCAAATCCGACCGGTGGAATATACATATGGGGAAAATTAAAAGAACCGATAAACGAAAAACAACTTATTATGCAAAGTTTAAAACAAGAAATTGCTTTTATGCCAGGTAGTATTTTCGGCGCAAAAGATGGTTATATACGTTTATCTTATGGAAAAGTGAATATTAGTCAAATTGAGGAAGGTATTTCTCGTTTGCGGGAGGCTATTTTGGTTTGTGAAAAATAA
- a CDS encoding YaiI/YqxD family protein: protein MKIYVDADACPVKDVIIFEATNAEIPVTLVTSFSHYSNAEQPKGVETIYVDSGADAADYRIMQLAKKEDLIVTQDYGLASLALAKGCIVLHHKGYKYTNDNIEQLLQTRYLSAMVRKSGKRTKGPKPFTAEDKEKFRALFKSMIAL from the coding sequence ATGAAAATTTACGTTGATGCAGATGCTTGTCCTGTAAAAGATGTAATTATTTTTGAAGCTACGAATGCGGAAATTCCTGTTACACTCGTTACTAGTTTTTCTCATTATTCTAATGCAGAGCAGCCGAAAGGTGTGGAAACAATATATGTTGATTCCGGAGCAGATGCTGCTGATTACCGAATTATGCAGTTAGCAAAAAAAGAAGATTTAATCGTAACACAAGATTACGGTCTTGCTTCGCTCGCTTTAGCAAAAGGCTGTATCGTACTACACCATAAAGGCTATAAGTATACGAATGATAACATTGAACAATTGTTACAAACACGATATTTAAGTGCAATGGTTCGAAAAAGTGGTAAGCGTACAAAAGGACCGAAACCATTTACAGCAGAAGATAAAGAGAAATTTAGAGCGCTCTTTAAAAGTATGATCGCACTTTAA
- a CDS encoding DUF3892 domain-containing protein, with amino-acid sequence MDKKDFEKVYNDYLHQGEEQAQFEIAQEVTSGAEQIVAVRKNDEGDLIAFKTSSGRELDYMTALNEAKSGKLAHVDVFHKYGRDIIRSEPDGIKENNLDNLPSF; translated from the coding sequence ATGGACAAAAAAGATTTTGAAAAAGTGTATAATGATTATTTACATCAAGGGGAAGAGCAAGCTCAATTTGAAATAGCTCAGGAAGTTACTTCAGGAGCAGAACAAATTGTTGCTGTTCGTAAAAATGATGAAGGTGATTTGATTGCTTTTAAAACAAGTAGCGGGAGAGAGTTAGATTATATGACTGCTCTTAATGAAGCGAAATCAGGGAAGTTAGCTCATGTGGACGTATTTCATAAGTATGGCAGAGATATTATACGTAGTGAACCGGATGGAATAAAAGAAAATAACTTAGATAATTTACCTTCATTTTAA
- a CDS encoding sensor histidine kinase yields the protein MNLKKKYQLLLFSAIISVPLLLLLISIFVSVIYNAVFKTKNKNIPFHDSYAYPTMLIIFLLSLLVLAFVFSRSINTVLNKINILNQTIRDLASDKKIPNIIDVKSDDEMGELIKSVNLLIERTTYRELELQQQEQIKKELLNKLRHDINTPLTAVRLQLYYLEGEYKEQAPVLESLYEQIQYISDLTNEFNMQSTETLENTYIVHDEVNIHNLIENMIKKWSYLYNIHKIELVYNPQDKELIWNSNELWIQRLFDNIFQNVLKHSKAKKLKIIIDEDIVYFRDNGIGFDINSKGTGLGLKNIEDISKMFDIKYTLQSNSEGTMFSFENTKV from the coding sequence ATGAACTTAAAGAAAAAATATCAGTTACTATTATTCTCCGCTATTATTAGCGTACCACTGTTATTGTTGTTGATTAGTATCTTTGTATCAGTTATTTATAATGCTGTCTTTAAAACTAAAAATAAGAACATCCCTTTTCACGACTCCTATGCATATCCTACTATGTTAATCATATTTTTGTTATCACTATTAGTATTAGCTTTTGTATTTTCAAGGTCGATTAACACCGTATTAAATAAAATTAATATATTAAATCAAACAATTCGAGATTTGGCGAGTGATAAAAAAATCCCTAATATAATAGATGTTAAAAGTGATGATGAAATGGGAGAACTGATTAAATCAGTAAACTTGCTTATAGAAAGAACAACTTATCGAGAATTGGAACTACAACAACAGGAACAAATAAAAAAGGAACTATTAAATAAATTACGGCATGATATTAATACACCCTTAACAGCGGTCAGATTACAATTATATTATTTAGAAGGTGAGTACAAGGAACAAGCACCAGTACTTGAATCACTGTATGAGCAGATACAATATATAAGTGATTTAACTAACGAATTTAATATGCAATCTACCGAAACCTTAGAGAATACTTATATTGTGCATGATGAAGTGAATATACATAATTTAATAGAAAATATGATTAAAAAATGGAGCTATTTGTATAACATTCATAAAATTGAATTAGTATATAATCCACAAGATAAAGAGTTGATATGGAATAGTAATGAGTTATGGATTCAAAGGCTATTTGATAATATTTTTCAAAATGTCCTTAAACATTCAAAAGCTAAAAAACTTAAAATCATTATAGATGAAGATATTGTTTATTTTAGAGATAATGGGATTGGGTTCGATATAAATAGTAAAGGAACAGGACTTGGTTTGAAAAATATTGAAGATATATCAAAGATGTTTGATATAAAATACACTTTACAATCAAATAGTGAGGGGACAATGTTTTCATTTGAAAATACTAAAGTTTAG
- a CDS encoding response regulator transcription factor — MKVYNILIVEDDLIIGDLLQKILQCEKYNVYWEKEGRKVLDIIHEIDLVVMDVMLPGEDGYQITKKIKNLGLNIPIIFLSARNDMDSKLKGLTIGEEYMIKPFDPRELLLRIQKMLGNQYGTFTQINHVFIDAEYKRVFINDLRNEVAFTAIERKIFFYLYENRDRILSKEHFYDYLWQLEDRNQNIMNVHIKKIRTKIDDKTGDIIQNIYGEGYRLNTYMKK; from the coding sequence ATGAAAGTATATAACATATTAATTGTTGAAGACGATTTAATTATAGGAGATTTATTACAAAAAATTTTACAGTGTGAGAAGTATAATGTGTATTGGGAGAAAGAGGGAAGGAAAGTTCTTGATATAATTCATGAAATAGATTTAGTCGTAATGGATGTTATGTTACCAGGCGAAGATGGTTATCAAATTACAAAGAAAATAAAAAATCTAGGATTAAATATTCCAATTATATTTCTATCAGCAAGGAATGATATGGATAGTAAACTAAAAGGTTTAACTATTGGAGAAGAATACATGATAAAACCTTTTGACCCTAGAGAGTTGTTGTTAAGGATTCAGAAAATGTTAGGTAATCAATATGGTACGTTCACGCAAATTAACCATGTATTTATAGATGCAGAATATAAAAGAGTTTTTATTAATGATTTGCGTAATGAAGTTGCTTTTACAGCAATTGAACGTAAAATATTCTTCTATTTATATGAAAATAGAGATAGAATTTTATCGAAAGAGCACTTCTATGATTACCTATGGCAACTCGAAGATAGAAATCAAAATATCATGAACGTACATATAAAGAAAATCAGAACCAAAATTGATGATAAAACAGGTGATATTATTCAGAACATATATGGAGAAGGGTATAGATTAAATACCTATATGAAGAAATGA